Proteins co-encoded in one Synechococcus elongatus PCC 6301 genomic window:
- a CDS encoding ABC transporter permease translates to MSSLLASTAAPRSPLALIWQDSLTVFWGDWLDLRVRITQIVSSGLVSPLIYIVAFGFGLGSSLRPGSGLPSGYNSYLEFILPGMVALSSMAISFGGTTFSICGERLFSKTFEETLLLPVHPLALHIGKMIAGVVRGLLTSVSLLAIAILATGSWGFLNPLFLLTLVLNCATFAGIGVLVGLRVKSLETVGLYNNFLIVPMSFLGATFFDPAQLPIVLKAAVYLMPLTYTNLGLRAAAYNPANYPWYSLLILVLLATSLAALGAKQFASQQD, encoded by the coding sequence ATGAGTAGTCTCCTCGCTTCGACTGCAGCGCCGCGATCGCCCTTGGCTTTGATTTGGCAAGACAGCCTGACCGTCTTCTGGGGAGACTGGCTCGATCTCCGGGTGCGCATTACCCAGATTGTTTCCTCTGGTTTGGTCTCACCATTGATCTATATCGTGGCTTTTGGCTTTGGCCTGGGGAGTTCCCTGCGTCCAGGTTCTGGGCTGCCTAGCGGCTACAACAGCTACTTAGAATTCATCCTGCCAGGCATGGTGGCGCTGTCGTCGATGGCGATTAGCTTTGGCGGCACCACTTTTTCGATCTGCGGCGAGCGACTATTCAGCAAAACTTTTGAAGAAACACTGCTCCTCCCAGTTCATCCGCTGGCGCTGCACATCGGCAAAATGATCGCGGGCGTCGTGCGTGGGCTGCTGACTTCGGTTTCGCTGCTAGCGATCGCAATTCTGGCGACTGGCAGTTGGGGCTTCCTGAACCCCCTGTTCTTGCTGACGTTGGTACTCAACTGCGCCACTTTTGCCGGAATTGGTGTCTTGGTCGGCTTGCGAGTCAAGTCCTTGGAAACCGTGGGTCTCTACAACAACTTCTTAATCGTGCCGATGTCCTTCTTGGGTGCGACCTTCTTTGATCCGGCGCAACTGCCGATCGTTCTCAAAGCAGCGGTCTACCTGATGCCCCTGACGTACACCAACTTGGGGCTGCGAGCAGCGGCCTACAATCCCGCCAATTACCCTTGGTACAGCTTGCTGATTCTGGTGCTGTTGGCCACGAGTTTGGCAGCCTTGGGTGCTAAGCAGTTTGCCAGCCAGCAAGACTAA
- a CDS encoding DUF3172 domain-containing protein, which yields MRRRPSPPSYPSRYSEPPSRPPQQPQNKNPFDLMTLSILGGVLIIGIGIGSVITSNLSFSPENVVSREALDQQAPDRDICVQYGASAVAMDMRVFMTLNPFSVYVSQPVMQPGCVIRRNNWAVLEQQGAVSGNDVRDCKNRMNTFAYTGTLRSKPAVNCVYQNDAAQNLFLSPGGAEQSPNESNQF from the coding sequence ATGCGTCGCCGTCCTTCCCCTCCTTCCTACCCCAGCCGCTACTCGGAGCCGCCGAGCCGCCCGCCTCAGCAGCCCCAGAACAAAAATCCTTTCGACTTGATGACCTTGTCGATTCTAGGTGGTGTGCTGATCATCGGAATCGGGATTGGCTCGGTGATTACGTCCAACCTAAGCTTCTCGCCAGAGAACGTCGTTTCGCGGGAAGCCTTAGATCAGCAGGCTCCCGATCGCGATATCTGTGTGCAGTACGGTGCCAGTGCTGTCGCGATGGACATGCGCGTCTTTATGACCCTCAATCCGTTTAGCGTCTATGTGTCGCAGCCGGTGATGCAGCCGGGTTGTGTGATTCGGCGGAATAACTGGGCCGTGCTCGAGCAACAGGGAGCCGTCAGCGGAAACGATGTGCGCGACTGCAAAAACCGGATGAATACCTTTGCCTATACAGGGACGCTGCGCAGCAAACCGGCTGTGAATTGCGTCTATCAAAACGACGCTGCTCAGAACCTCTTCCTCTCGCCGGGTGGGGCCGAGCAATCGCCTAACGAAAGCAACCAGTTCTAA
- a CDS encoding dipeptide ABC transporter ATP-binding protein, which produces MTLLSIDQLSVTYPGSEQPALQQLSLELAAGERLGLVGESGCGKSTLGRAILRLLPPGSHQQGDIRLAGQALGQLQGRSLQRFRGGQVGLVFQDPMTRLDPLQTIGDHLLETLQVHRPHLSRRQAKQQALSWLERVRIPANRWSQYPHQFSGGMRQRVAIALALLLQPRLVVADEPTTSLDVTVAAEILQELTRLCSEENTSLLLISHDLPMVAAYCDRIAVLYQGQLVETGPTTAVLTRPQHPYTQTLLQSARAAIASSPSTLPATTPLLQLENVTQHFRVAQSWLQGWRGGGEIVRAVDGLSLEVWPGETLGLIGESGCGKSTLLRTILQLLRPSQGKVLFQGQDLTQLPDRRLRSLRRELQLIFQDPAACLNPRLTIGDAIADPLKIQGLARGAAAKQQVLAILEQVGLTPAPTWVDRYPHQLSGGQQQRVAIARALITRPKLVLCDEPVSMLDATVQAQVLALMQELKQQLNLTYLFVTHDLRVAREFCDRVAVLQRGKIVEIGPAAQVLTQPEHPYTRSLLASLPELPIAI; this is translated from the coding sequence ATGACTCTTCTGTCCATCGATCAACTTTCGGTGACCTATCCGGGCTCAGAGCAACCGGCTCTCCAGCAGCTATCGCTGGAGCTAGCTGCGGGTGAACGCTTGGGGTTAGTCGGTGAGTCAGGGTGCGGCAAGAGTACGCTGGGGCGCGCCATTCTGCGATTGTTACCGCCCGGCAGCCACCAGCAAGGAGACATTCGCCTCGCGGGGCAAGCACTCGGTCAACTTCAGGGGCGATCGCTCCAACGGTTCCGTGGCGGCCAAGTAGGGCTGGTCTTCCAAGATCCGATGACGCGCCTCGATCCGCTGCAGACGATTGGCGATCACCTGCTAGAAACGCTACAAGTCCACCGACCACACCTCAGCCGCCGCCAAGCCAAACAGCAGGCTCTGAGCTGGCTTGAACGAGTACGGATTCCTGCCAATCGCTGGTCCCAGTATCCGCATCAGTTTAGTGGCGGCATGCGGCAACGCGTGGCGATCGCGCTGGCTCTCCTCTTGCAACCGCGTCTCGTGGTTGCTGATGAGCCCACCACTAGTTTGGATGTGACGGTCGCGGCGGAAATTTTGCAGGAGCTGACGCGCCTCTGTAGCGAAGAAAATACCAGTCTGCTGCTGATTTCCCACGATTTACCAATGGTGGCCGCTTACTGCGATCGCATTGCAGTGCTTTATCAAGGGCAATTGGTGGAAACTGGTCCAACCACAGCCGTGCTGACTCGGCCTCAGCATCCCTATACGCAAACCCTGCTGCAATCTGCCCGAGCTGCGATCGCGTCATCCCCATCAACGCTTCCTGCCACCACACCGCTGCTGCAACTAGAGAACGTCACCCAACATTTTCGTGTTGCTCAATCTTGGCTGCAGGGCTGGCGCGGCGGTGGTGAGATTGTGCGGGCAGTAGATGGCCTGAGTTTAGAAGTCTGGCCCGGCGAAACCCTCGGACTGATTGGGGAATCAGGCTGCGGTAAAAGCACGTTGTTGCGTACCATCCTGCAACTCCTTCGTCCCAGTCAGGGTAAAGTGCTGTTTCAAGGGCAGGATCTGACGCAATTGCCCGATCGCCGTCTGCGATCGCTGCGGCGTGAACTGCAGCTGATCTTTCAAGATCCGGCGGCTTGCCTCAACCCTCGCCTCACGATTGGCGATGCAATCGCCGATCCCCTCAAGATTCAAGGGCTGGCTCGCGGCGCTGCGGCCAAGCAACAAGTGCTGGCGATTTTGGAACAGGTCGGTCTGACGCCCGCTCCCACTTGGGTCGATCGCTATCCCCATCAACTCTCCGGTGGACAGCAACAGCGAGTTGCGATCGCCCGAGCGTTGATTACCCGCCCCAAACTTGTCCTCTGCGATGAGCCGGTCAGCATGTTAGATGCCACGGTACAGGCTCAAGTGCTTGCGCTCATGCAGGAACTGAAGCAGCAACTCAACCTCACTTACTTATTTGTCACGCATGACCTACGGGTAGCGCGGGAATTTTGCGATCGTGTCGCGGTTTTGCAGCGCGGGAAAATCGTCGAAATTGGCCCTGCTGCCCAGGTGTTGACACAACCTGAACATCCCTACACGCGATCGCTGCTGGCTTCGCTACCGGAGTTGCCGATCGCAATTTGA